The following are from one region of the Hemitrygon akajei chromosome 31, sHemAka1.3, whole genome shotgun sequence genome:
- the LOC140719402 gene encoding protein kinase C and casein kinase substrate in neurons protein 1 isoform X2: protein MSVKYCDAPGPESTRNSFWMPDNYRSTTKRVDDGYKVCNDIILCFQERAKIEKQYAQQIAAWSRKWKPLVEASPMYGTLLKAWHAFLTSADRLSELHVGIHKSLLTEDTSRIRKWQKETYHKKFFGGFKETHEVEHGFRKAQKPWTKKLKKAGKLKKVYHAKRKKERVAVLRENNCRVNPASSSWKQQKLQRLREKRSQEAEKVKQRYAKTIEDLNKYNPKYMEEMEMVFDQSQQLEQKRTIFLKQIFLSIHRHLDVTNNESFRNIFKDLHQTVLSINDQNDLKWWRNTYGPGMPTNWPYFEEWSPEMENITDKKGKGQKEGDKVVLQSLRSGAD, encoded by the exons ATGTCTGTGAAGTACTGCGATGCGCCGGGGCCTGAATCAACCAGGAACAGCTTCTGGATG CCAGACAATTATAGAAGCACAACGAAGCGGGTTGACGATGGCTATAAAGTCTGCAATGACATCATCCTGTGTTTCCAAGAACGGGCAAAGATCGAGAAGCAATATGCCCAGCAGATCGCGGCGTGGTCACGCAAGTGGAAGCCGCTGGTCGAAGCGA GTCCTATGTACGGTACTCTATTGAAGGCGTGGCACGCCTTCCTTACCTCCGCAGACCGCCTGAGTGAACTGCACGTGGGGATCCACAAATCCCTGCTGACCGAGGATACGAGCAGGATTCGGAAGTGGCAGAAGGAGACGTACCACAAGAAGTTCTTCGGGGGCTTCAAGGAGACTCACGAGGTGGAACACGGCTTCCGAAAGGCACAGAAGCCCTGGACAAAGAAACTGAAAAAA GCAGGAAAGCTGAAGAAAGTCTACCATGCCAAGCGGAAAAAGGAGCGTGTTGCCGTTCTCCGGGAAAATAACTGCAGGGTAAACCCGGCCTCTTCCTCATGGAAGCAGCAGAAACTCCAGCGACTGAGAGAAAAACGCAGCCAGGAGGCAGAAAAG GTTAAGCAACGTTACGCCAAGACCATAGAAGATTTGAACAAGTACAACCCAAAATACATGGAAGAGATGGAGATGGTGTTTGACCAGAGCCAGCAGTTGGAGCAGAAACGCACAATCTTCCTCAAACAGATCTTCCTCTCTATTCATCGGCACCTTGACGTCACCAACAATGAAAG CTTCCGGAATATTTTTAAGGATCTACACCAGACCGTGCTATCAATAAATGACCagaatgacttaaaatggtggcgGAACACGTACGGCCCAGGAATGCCGACGAACTGGCCGTACTTTGAG GAATGGAGCCCAGAGATGGAGAACATAACAGACAAGAAGGGGAAAGGACAGAAGGAAGGAGATAAGGTCGTACTTCAGAGCTTAAG